The following nucleotide sequence is from Mangifera indica cultivar Alphonso chromosome 1, CATAS_Mindica_2.1, whole genome shotgun sequence.
cgaagaaaaTGATCGGGAACGAGAAGCGGATCTGGACCGGGAGGAGTGAGAAGGGGAGCTCGACCGGGAGGAACCGGAGTAGGACCGGGAGCGAGAGCGTGAGGATGAGCCAGAACCGGAGTGTGACGGTGGCGAGGGGCGGCCTCGTGTCGGGTTCGCCATGCGAGGAGTTGAGAGAGGAAACCCTAGATAAACCCTCACTTCAGTTCAGTGGACTGTGGATATGAGAAGAGAGAAGCATGCAATGAATAGATTTAGCTCTGCCAGTGCCAAGTGCCAACGGATGGCGCAATGGGCCTGATTGGGTCTAATTTAGTAacttaatgttaaaatttaactCCCATGATATTTCCTTTATTACCGATAGAGccagaatcaaatcaaatttatttcagCTTAAATTTCAGTTCAGTTCGAATGAATTAACCTTaaacaagctcaaactcaaacttacaaattaaacattttgaaacaaaatgacattattttaatcaatatatataaaaataacatcatttaataacaaactaattaaaaattcaagttcGAAATTagtcaaaccaaatttgagtaAAGTTTGAGCTTAATTGCAACGAACTCAAACTctattatatgtaaattgaaTCGAAATTTAGCTTtgctcaattcgaatctaaccttacTTACTAATTGCTttgctaataataaaatactttgataatagtaataagtaattaattttattaaaaaatatcaaaataatttttaatttgttatatttttactccatcaattcaaataacaaataaatccAAAGTAAATACGAACTCTTAAATTGTGAGATAAATCAAATACAAACTGATTACATTAAATGagcataaataaaaactaaatcaaacccATCTGAAAATGagtcaaaaataaattttattttatttaattcgaaACCTATCCTATATGATCACTTCCATTGAGTAAATCACATATATCGATATTTATACCAAATCTTCTATTgtctattaaaataacaaatttttgcCATTCCCAAATCACTTTCTCATCATGGATgtacaatttaaataaaaataaacaatttttatcaacaaaaaaatcaataaactcGTAACTCAAtcagatataaaataaattattaaaattgaaataaatataaaaaaaaaaattctacaagtGTGACACTCTACACTAATTTTTTCACaccattttattcaaaaaaatcatTGACAATAAATGACCTATTAGCGTAAATCCTTTATCTTAATCAGGTTTAATTTCGATTAATTATCCTTTTTATATTAGGCAAAAAAATCTAACATTATTCTAATGGGTATATGTGCAACTCTATTCTAATGGTTATGTTCCTATGATTTTTAGAATGTTAGCTAAAATCTTATTTAGAGATTCcaaaaataaagttaatttaattagtttccTATAAAACCCCTAATGgattctttaataataaaaattacccaaagtttaaaaaataataaaaatttgattatcatgAGTAGACACATTTGTAGGTTATATCGAACTAAATTCGATGCGGCTTCTAGTGCTCGCGGATCATATGGTGTAAAGGCCCAGTAGGATAAAGTTTGGGGCACAACCTAGGCCTTTGGCTGCATATCCATGGACCTTCAGCACACTGGTCATAGTGTTTTGTTGGCCAACAAAGCATCCAAAAGACtttattttcacccaaagttGGTTGAAacatagtttttattatttaattttgaaaattctattcactatttataaactattaaatctatcaattttaaagataaaattattattttatatataatattaaaaataaaataaaattttatctaatttttttcttaaatttaaaaaactaataattttctcctataagccaaatttaaaaaaatcaaattttttcctaaggtttagttttaatATCCGATCACTCTATTTAGTGTCATCGTTGGCCGTCTTTTCCTCCCGACAGTTCACCTTTCTTCGACAATTTGccttaacaaaactctaacctCTTTGATATCATACGATATTGTGGCTGGATATTGAAACAAATTATAAGAAgaaaatctgaattttttaaaatttgatttaagagagaaaatattagttttttaaattaaaaaaaaataaaattttaaagaattaaaaatttattaaataaaatttttaaaattaaaaaataaaaacttagaaAATACCACATATTTTGGGTCAGAGTAAGTCctttaaccaatttttaatttttaaacgtCGGTGGGAACATGTGCAATCCGCGAACCCTAACAGGACTTGCAGAATTGTCGTTCATGCCAACGCAGGCCACACTTTTCGTATGAGCCTGGCCACTCATTAGTGAATTAAGtattaattgttataaatttaaatatatttattaaattactatttttaattcTCACAACAGTTTGTTGATAGggaaatatatttaataatttatttaataaacaaaaaatacctGACACTGACTAACTTTACCACATCGTCGCTGCTTTTGTTGATTGAACTATCGATTTCGAAGTTTTAGCTTTCGTGGTTGCGTCCgccaaaatcaaaacccaaatagttcttcttttttttttgtctcagAAAATAATGTAACTCACCCAATCTCTGCAATTTCCCAGCTTCATCTTCCTCAAATTAAGTTCCTAAACGACGTGTTTCACCTCTAAATTGAGCCCACGTCTCCTCTTCATCTTTTTCACCACCTTTTCAACATCTCATCAGtgagtcttcttcttcttttcattcCTCTTTTGCGCCCTTTTCATGCTTAGATTTACTTGTTTTTTCCTTCCCGGGTTGCTTCTTTTTGTTGCTTGTTGTTTGTAGTTGTagttaattttgtatattttttgcGGGATCTTGACGATTTTCTTTGTTGTGAAACTTTTGGATAGATAGGAGCGATAGTTTTACTGTTGAGTATGAAAGGAAGAAGCTTTTCAGTTCAAGAGATGAAATTTGTTTCATACACATAACACGGTACACTAGTAAAATCACATGGTGGAATAAGAGAAATGCTAATTTTCTTTTGGCCCCCGTTGGTGTTGTGTAAAATATATCCCAAGTTTTCGTCTTGAAGTTTGTTATAGTTTAAATAGTGTTGTTTGGGTACTTTACTAGGGGCTTTAAGCCTAAGTTATTACAGGCTAGTCAACTTTGACTTGATGATGGAATATATTTGATCAAGAATATTATGTTGAAAGCCTAACTGATGAGAGGCATACCAAAATTTATGTACTATTtcggcaattttttttttctttttttcctttttaaacaatttattttaaaactaaagttttcGGAATACTGTTTAACATTGTATCAGAGTCAGGTTGACTAAGGGGCCTGTGTTCAAAAGTcccattttcttaatttattcacTGCAAAGAGCAAGTAAGCAAGTTTTCAAGTGTTTGGGGTTGTGTAATTGGATCCAAAGTTGTAgaactttttgttttgttaaaagaTAGAGAACAAATATGGCGGAACTTTTTGTCCTTGTTGGATGACTTTGCTTTAATTTCTTCAGTTTTGGATTTTGTTAATAGAGATGCAACTCTGACTTTTCGAGCATTCCTCTCGATACATTTTTGGTGGATAAACCTTATTAATAAGGTATCTTTTGTACCATCTGTTGGTTTGTCAATTTTCAATAGGTAgatgttttaaatgttttttgcTTTAAATTCTCTTAATGATTTAGagcctttttttatttgtattgggGCCTTAATGGATTTCATGTAGGATTTTGCAGGGGCAAATCACactgtattattattattgtaattgttGTTGTTATATTCATTACTGGTATATTGATTCAAGCATGGAGATGTATGCTGGCACTGGGAGTGAGTTGACTTGTTAATGAATGAGAAATTTGTTGGACCAGGGGTggataaaaacaattaatttaagaGCAGAAGAGTACTGCATTTTGCAAATGGTgcaatgttgttattataaaatcatgtgTCATAGTTGAGGACATTAATTTGAACATCTTCCATTTCCATGTTTTCAACTTGTTTTCATCCAAGGATTTTTACCTTAGCTAGTGTGCGAAGTAGACTACTTCATTCTGGTTCTTTTCAAACTTCGATATAATTATCAaagagtatttatattttttcagttgaGAAAGACATTTCTGTTCGCTTCTTCATCAGTTGTTTTTTCTTGCCTCCTCTTTTTTACTTTTCAGCCTTTATGCAATTTTTTGCATATTTATCTTTCATACAtgtttctttcttaattttttttggctaaAACTTATTATTGAATAATGTTCATCATTCTTGATGTGTTTTTTTGGGTCTTATGTAGCTTGCTAAATGGAGCAGACCAGAGTTAATACAAGGGCTCGATATTCTGGTTCTACACCCTCAGAAGAATCAGCTTTGGATTTTGAAGGAAATTGTTGTAGTCATCCTAATCTGCGTTCATTAGGCTCACCAACGCTTCAACCGTTTGCTTCAGCTGGACAGCATTCTGAGAGCAGTGCTGCTTACTTCTCATGGCCTAGCAGAACTGATGCCACTGAAGAGAGGGAAAATTATTTTGCCAATCTACAAAAAGGGGTGTTGCCTGAAAATCTAAATAGATTACCAAAAGGACAGCAAGCAAATATGTTGCTGGATGTTGAAGAATCAGCTTTGGATTTTGAAGGAAATTGTTGTAGTCATCCTAATCTGCGTTCATTAGGCTCACCAACACTTCAACCGTTTGCTTCAGCTGGACAGCATTCTGAGAACAGTGCTGCTTACTTCTCATGGCCTAGCCGAACTGATGCCACTGAAGAGAGGGGAAATTATTTTGCCAATCTACAAAAAGGGGTGTTGCCTGAAAATCTAAATAGATTACCAAAAGGACAGCAAGCAAATACGTTGCTGGAGCTGATGACTATACGGGCCTTTCATAGCAAAATCTTGCGATGTTACAGTCTAGGCACTGCAATAGGGTTTCGTATTAAACGCGGTGTGTTGACTGACATACCTGctattcttgtttttgtctcCAGGAAAGTTCACAAGCAATGGCTCAGCCCCATTCAGTGTCTACCCACTGCCTTAGAGGTTAGGAAATGATGCTCAGTTTTACTTTCTGTCCTACTTTTTTGGTCTTTCATGTGTTTTCCAGCTGTGCACAAGGAGATTGGGGCTCCTCCATTTCCATTTTTCCTTACTCAGCTTTATTAATAGTTGATATCTTAATTTCTAATCAGGGACCCGGAGGTGTATGGTGTGATGTGGATGTGGtagaattttcatattttggtGCACCCGAGCCAACTCCCACAGAACAGTTGTACACTGAACTTGTGGATGATTTGCGTGGCGGTGATCCCTGTATTGGTTCAGGCTCTCAGGTATTTCAAAGCCCCTCTGCAACCTTCCCCTTTCTGATATACCAGTAATAGATGAGAACAGGAGAGTTTTTTTCTCTCTGTAAATGAGTCTGGCTCTCgggtatttatattattttttttcttgtctagtatatcattttgattatcCACCAGTAGCAGCATGGAATCtaagtgaaaaagaaataatgctTCTTTTTAATCTGTCGTTAATTTTTGCTAATGTACCAGTATTCATGCATGTCCTTTCTGTCCATGTCCATCtattatcttttcttttatatgatGATTGTTAGTAATACACTACATGTTGCTTTTTTCAGGTAGCAAACCAGGAAACATATGGAACTCTAGGTGCCATTGTCAAAAGCCAAACGGGCACTAGACAAGTTGGTTTTCTAACAAATCGTCATGTTGCAGTTGACTTAGATTACCCAAATCAGAAGATGTTTCATCCTTTGCCTCCAACACTTGGCCCAGGGGTATATCTTGGTGCAGTGGAGAGAGCAACTTCATTCATCACAGACGACCTTTGGTATGGCATTTTTGCGGGAATGAATCCAGGTAAGGCTGTTTAAAGTAATATACAATTAGCTTTGATTAGAAACTTCAAGTTCTCTGTAGATTCTGCCCTAAGTATATTGCAATGAGTCAAACTTCCATTTTTCACTTGTTTTGCAACTATGCTAAGTAAGATTACGAAAATGCCCAATGAATTGGTTTTAGTAGAATTGGAGGGTTATAAGTAGGTATTTTGCACATATATTTCTGTGTCCATATTATCTAGAGAAATTTAACAGAGTTTGTGATGAGGTTTCAGTTCCTACTCACAACGCGCCCTTCTACTCAGAAGTATTTAGAATTAGAATCAATTACTGCTTGTTATTATCGACAGTTGAAATTGTAACAATGAATTACGAGACACAATTGAAACTGAAATTCTTATTGAATATTGTTCaacaatttcaaatcaattattACAGACACCTCAATTGCTTTACTACATTGATAAGCAACACCACACTCATCTATGAACCCTAATTCTCAGTGACGCTGGAACGCCCCAGAGACCCTACCAGCTTTCCCAAGGCTGGTCCCTCCTTATTTTTCTAACTGAATTTCCCTCCCTTTTCTTGGCCCCTTCTCTCCCATTATAACAGCCTTCTCCCGCTGTTCCTTGCTGCCTCTCTCCTGAGCTGCCACGTCAGACTTGAGTGTAATGGTGGACCCCACCTTCTATTGGAAAAATGCTGCTCACCCTCCCTCTTGAGTAATCTCTATTTGTCCCTTCTGCTTTCTTCCTATCCTTCTTCCTTACGTAAACCTGGGCCCTAATAGTTTGTAATACCAGTCTTATAGAAATTCCAACCTGACCTTTTGCTTGTATGCTTAAGGCCATTCTtcttta
It contains:
- the LOC123224892 gene encoding protein NARROW LEAF 1 isoform X1, which translates into the protein MEQTRVNTRARYSGSTPSEESALDFEGNCCSHPNLRSLGSPTLQPFASAGQHSESSAAYFSWPSRTDATEERENYFANLQKGVLPENLNRLPKGQQANMLLDVEESALDFEGNCCSHPNLRSLGSPTLQPFASAGQHSENSAAYFSWPSRTDATEERGNYFANLQKGVLPENLNRLPKGQQANTLLELMTIRAFHSKILRCYSLGTAIGFRIKRGVLTDIPAILVFVSRKVHKQWLSPIQCLPTALEGPGGVWCDVDVVEFSYFGAPEPTPTEQLYTELVDDLRGGDPCIGSGSQVANQETYGTLGAIVKSQTGTRQVGFLTNRHVAVDLDYPNQKMFHPLPPTLGPGVYLGAVERATSFITDDLWYGIFAGMNPETFVRADGAFIPFADDFDMSTVTTSVKGVGEIGDVKIIDLQCPIRGLIGKQVIKVGRSSGLTTGTVLAYALEYNDEKGICFLTDFLVVGENQQTFDLEGDSGSLVLMKGECGEKPRPIGIIWGGTANRGRLKLKVGQPPENWTSGVDLGRLLNLLELDIITSDEGLKVAVQEQRAASATANGSTVGDSSPPDGMALKDKAEDKFEPLGLQIQHIPLEVEHQSPETNPTLMETDFQLEDGIKAGPHVEHQFIPSFTGWSPLHQSSPSDKVVSENLASLRNGSDEDICFSLQLGDNEVKRRRSDGSTSKEESK